Genomic segment of Dermochelys coriacea isolate rDerCor1 chromosome 16, rDerCor1.pri.v4, whole genome shotgun sequence:
ccgccccccccgtttCTTGCTAGTACATGGTGCTGGAATATCATGGTAGGTATATCAGAATTGTTAAATATGCCTTACATTATTAATAGACTTAGTTTCCTAAATATATGTAGCAGGGCTTACAGAGTGACTGCTAGACAAATGGAGTAGGAAAACATCATACTATAATTCTGAAGTGATCTTAACTTCCAGCTAAGCAGGGTTGGGGTCACcttaaaagaaagaggaaaaacaatgaaCTGCATTTTCTTTGAATATTATATTTGATTTCAGATGTTGCTTGCCCTGCTGTCTTGATTTAGAGAAGTGCTGCCACCTGTGAAGATGATTGTGTGTAACAGGGTTAAGTGGAGGATGGCATCTAGACACAGCAGAGAAATCCTATGCTGCTTCTAGCAGGCTTTACTTTGCTGTCTACTCCGGGTAGATGTTAACATTTTTTAGGAGAGTTCATTAGCTGTTGTGTAAATTAAATTAGATTCTATATCTTTCATATATCTCATCACAGCACATAACTTAAGATATAAACAGAAGGTAAATCCAGTGGTATATTAAAGTATCTTGATTGATGTGTTCTGTGTGAAGCCAATAAGCAGTACTGACCTTGGGATTCTGGTTTTTCCTGCTAGAGAAACCAGGTGCAGTGAATGTATAATGTATTTGGACttcagaaggaaaagagaagaaataactaaatcaattttaatGCTGTGGACATCTGATTAATGACAGTATTGGAATCAGAAAGTGGTGTATGCTGTGGAAGCTGTCACTGGTTAAATAGATGTTTCTCCTTTTGtgtgctctgccccacccccacccggtTGTATCTCTAGCGAAAAATTGCAGAAATGCCTTTCTGTTTAGTTTTTGTACTttgaaacttacttttttctATGGATCCTCTTCAAACAACACTTCCAGACACATGTTGAGAATGTTTGGGGGAAGTTTTCTGACTTTCTAGATAGAGTTGCTCCTTTGCACTGTTGTTGCTACTCAAGATCTATAAATGGGATTAGAAGAGAACAGTTAATATCCCAATAAAATCTGAAATGTCTAGACAAAAAATCTGATCACAAGAAGTAAACAATTTGTAGGCTTTTGGTTTTCTTTAACAAACTCTAGAAAACTCTGTTGCACTTTATGAAATAAGTGTTTCAGAAAAATTACTTTGATGGCTGAATCATGGGTGGGCATAATGGGGAGCAGCATGCACTTGAGAGGTTACGACTCCTGCTGGCAGCTTAATATTAATCAGGTTCCTTAATCTTGTTCTACCATTCCTGCCAGATACTGATGTTATAACAGGCATGCCATTTGGGTAGGGCAGGGTTGGCAGTGTCATCCCCCACACACCATGCTTCATACCATGTGCGAACAGTTCAGGCTTCAGGCCCAGAGACCGTCTGCACTCTCTGAAATTCTCTGTGGCAAGAACCCTGTGGGCGTCCTGGAGTCTTCACTCCCTAACCTACCTGGCATAGCCCCAGGGATCTACCTGTCTCACTGCAGCTCTGTTCTAACCTCATCCATTGCCACGCTCCTTTGCCCCAGTGCTCGGGGATGGCAGCTGTGATTGGCGAAGGGGCTGGAAGTGTTGGTCGCTATAGATGCGATGAAGCAGGAGATTTGACATGGCTCTTCTGTCATGTGATGAGCAGAAAATGCACAGTTCAATGGATGTAGGTGGAACTCCATTGTCTGATGGTATATAGGTGGGACTTGCTGTCGTGGGATACCGTGGTTGTGAGGAGCACAATCTCCTCCATAAGCAAAGTGAACATCccctttttctccccttcccctctcctggctTACAGAGCATGACTGGTACCAGCTTCTCCTGTGCTGAATTGCCCTGTTTCCACCCCTAGCCCAACCTGTGGATTGGGGGGCTGCCAACTTGTGCTTCAGAATCTGTTTTTCCTAGGATGAATAGAGCGAGGTATCTCCCCTTGAAGTTGTGATTGGGACTGACTGATTATGGATTTTGACATTTATCCTTCATAATTCTGAGAGCTTCCAGGGCCCCCATTAGAAGTTGCCCTTTCCACCCCAATTGGAATGTGGAATTGTGTCCCTGTATTTATAAAGCTACTTTTAGATTGGATGTGGACACTCGTGAAGAACCATTGATATGTCCTGTTATATAAGAGCCACTGAATTGTAGATAGTGGAGACAATTATTCAGTGGACAAAGATGTAAGTAGGAGACAAACCACTTGTAAAAATATTCCAGGCCTTAAGATGTACCTTAGACCTTTTATTTTACCTTGAATTAATTTATTACACACAGCATACACTTTAACCATGTGTTTGCACTTatctttgaaatgtaaaatgtgtATAAATCCTGAGTTataatctttttgttttctttcacagATTACATTCTACATCAGTAGAAATGGACAGCAGCAGTTTCATTCAGTTTGATGTGCCCGAGTACAGCAACACTGTTCTGAGCCAATTAAATGAGCTTCGACTGCAAGGGAAGCTATGTGATATAATTGTGCATATTCAGGGTCAGCCATTTAGAGCCCATAAAGCTGTTCTAGCTGCCAGTTCTCCGTATTTCCGTGATCATTCAGCATTAAGCACCATGAGTGGCTTATCAATATCAGTTATTAAAAACCCTAATGTCTTTGAACAGTTACTTTCATTTTGTTACACTGGAAGGATGTCCTTGCAGCTGAAGGATGTTGTTAGTTTTCTAACTGCAGCTAGCTTTCTACAGATGCAGTGTGTCATTGACAAGTGCACACAGATATTGGAGAGTATCCATTCAAAGATCAGTGTTGGTGATGTTGACTCTGTCACTGTTGGTGCTGAAGAGACTCAAGAAAGCCACAATGGAGTAAAAGATAGCAGCTACTTTGCCAATCCTGTTGAAATATCTCCTCCTTATTGCTCTCAGGTGCCACAACCAACAGCGGGTAGTGATCTAAGGATGGAAACTACTACAGGGAAGACTTTACGCAGTCGTCTGCACGAAGAAGGGCACTCGGATCGAGGAAGCAGTGGAAGTGTCTCTGAATATGAAATTCAGATTGAAGGTGATCATGAGCAAGGGGACCTGATAGTAAGGGAGAGCCAGATTGCAGAGGTGAAGgttaaaatggaaaaatctgaCCGGCCAAGTTGTTCTGATAGCTCCTCACTTGGCGATGATGGATACCATACTGAGATGGTTGATGGAGAGCAAGTGGTTGCAGTAAATGTAGGTTCCTATGGATCTGTATTACAACATGTTTATTCATTTTCCCATGCCTCATCCCAGGCTACTAACATGTCTGAAACCTTTGGAAGCCTGAACAATTCAAGTCCTTCGAGGTCCATGCTGAGTTGTTTCAGAGGAGGTCGTGCACGCCAAAAACGGGTATCTGCTGGTCACTTACATAGTGATATTCAGGGCTTAATGCAAGGGACTGATGGTGAAACCATAGTGAGTAACCCAGGATATGAAAGCAGTCCACGGGAAAGAAATGCAAGAGGTCA
This window contains:
- the ZBTB34 gene encoding zinc finger and BTB domain-containing protein 34, with amino-acid sequence MDSSSFIQFDVPEYSNTVLSQLNELRLQGKLCDIIVHIQGQPFRAHKAVLAASSPYFRDHSALSTMSGLSISVIKNPNVFEQLLSFCYTGRMSLQLKDVVSFLTAASFLQMQCVIDKCTQILESIHSKISVGDVDSVTVGAEETQESHNGVKDSSYFANPVEISPPYCSQVPQPTAGSDLRMETTTGKTLRSRLHEEGHSDRGSSGSVSEYEIQIEGDHEQGDLIVRESQIAEVKVKMEKSDRPSCSDSSSLGDDGYHTEMVDGEQVVAVNVGSYGSVLQHVYSFSHASSQATNMSETFGSLNNSSPSRSMLSCFRGGRARQKRVSAGHLHSDIQGLMQGTDGETIVSNPGYESSPRERNARGHWYPYNERLICIYCGKSFNQKGSLDRHMRLHMGITPFVCKFCGKKYTRKDQLEYHIRGHTDDKPFRCEICGKCFPFQGTLNQHLRKNHPGVAEVRNRIESPERTEAFLEQKIDNDTSASEAMDSSMEIHTMSNTPD